The genomic DNA TATGCATGGGATCTTCCTCAACAGTTCAGTCAATTAGAGAAGCATCGCGAAATCAGTCCAAAGCATCTCCAGTGCTTGTGTTGCTTGCTAAGCTTGCATTCATAAGTACGGCAACTATTAGCAAGGTTCTAATCGCGTAGTCCAGCTTCCCGCATCAGTTTGTCAGTCGATTCGTAAGCTTCTCGAACCCATTCTTCGATTTTATCTGGCTCGGGCGAGTACTCCAGTTCAATCGAGACGGCCCCGTCAATTTTCAGGTTTTTAATTTCTTTCAGGTAAGGAAGAAAGTCCACGACCCCTTGTCCCGGTGGAAGGTCACCATGTTTTTTTCCGTCGCAATCTGAGATATGAACGTGGTGTGTTTTCCCTTGGAGTTTGGAGATTTCATCAGCTGCGACACCAGCCAGGTGCAGGTGAGAAATATCAATATTTGCCCCGACGACTTTATGATTCACTTCATCAATGAACTCAACCATCTTGTCGATGCTGTTAAGCATTGAGAGCGGGAACGGTTCGAGTTCGAGGGCAATCTTCACACCAAGGTCTTCAGCGTGGTTCGCCAGCTCCATACAACTTTCAATGCCCAGTTGCCATTGTTCCTCGGGGGGAATCACTTCCTGATTCCAGATGTACTCACCGAGAACCAGAAGCAGGTTGTCGGCCTGATATTCGTACACGAGATCGAGGAAAGACTTGCAGCGATCGATATGAAACTGCTGGACGCTTGGGTTAAAGTCGATTAACCCTGCCGCCACGCAGCAAACCGAACGAATCGGCAGTTCAACGCGGTCACATTCGTCTTTGATCAATCGCCGCTCACGAACATCGATATCAAGTGGGTCTGTGAAGATATCAATCGAATCAAATCCGATTTCCTTGGTTTTTTGAATTCCCCAAGTCGTTTCACGACCAGCTTGTGCCCAGGCAGAGTTGATGAGTCCGAGTTGCATCAGAAATCACTTGTTTATTGAGATTGGAGCCGTCTCACTGGTGGAGTCCGGGCAGGTTGATAACTAACATAACGCTTGACTCTGCGATGTCGAACCCATTCAGCTTTCAATCTGCAAACAGATGAAGAGAAGAGTCGACGAGAAGCTCAGCGATGTCTCGCGGGGAATTCTCTTTCTCTCAGAAAATGAGAGCATTTTCTCTGAAACCTGAAATCATTGAAGAGTGCTCCCTCAGTATTGAATTCTTATCCGCTGATCGCTAAACCCTCAATCAGGTTCGAAATTCAGACTGATCCTTCGTCGAGTCCGGCGAAATTCCAGAAATACCCCTTCTTTTACCTCAGGAGTCCTGACAGATGCCAGTCGCAACACCAAAACAGTATGCAGCGATGATCGATGCTGCTCAACAAGGTGATTACGCCTACCCGGCAGTCAACATCACATCTTTGACAACAATCAATGCTGCGTTGAAGGGATTTGCTGACAAAGGGTCCGATGGAATTATCCAAATGTCGACCGGTGGCGGAAAATTCGCATCGGGACTGAACGTTGGGGACGAAGTTCTCGGAAGCATCGTTTTGGCAGAAGCGATTCATCGTCTCGCTGAACGCTACGACATCCTCGTCGGGATTCACACAGACCACTGTCCGCCAACCGCTGTGGACAGCTTTCTGAAGCCGTTGATTCAGGCAACTGCCGATCGCCGAGCCGCAGGACAAGGGAACTTGTTCCAGTCGCATATGTTGGACGCATCGAACCTGCCACTCGAAGAAAACATGGCTCTCTCGAAAGACCTGCTCAAATTGTGTGTTGAGAACGAAATCATTCTCGAAATCGAAGCAGGAATCGTTGGCGGTGAAGAAGATGGGGCAGCTGGAGCCGACATGGAAAATGTTCCAGATGACAAACTCTACACCACTCCAGAAGATATGGTCGCTGTCCACGAAGCGCTCAGCGGCATCGGTCGTTTCCTCTTCGCAGCGACTTTCGGAAACGTTCATGGTCACTACAAGCCAGGGTCTGTCACTTTGCGACCAGACATCCTGAAGAGTGGACAGGAAGCAGTGATTGCCAAATACGGCAAAGAGGCAGCGTTCGATCTTGTCTTCCATGGCGGGTCCGGAACTCCTCGTCACGAGCTGGAAGAAACGCTCGCTTACGGTGTTGTGAAAATGAACATCGACACCGACACTCAATATGCATTCACACGACCAGTCGTCGGGCATATGTTTGAGAATTACGCTGGAGTTCTGAAAATCGACGGCGAAGTTGGGAACAAAAAAGTTTACGATCCTCGTTCGTACTTGAAAAAAGCTGAACAGGGTGTTGCCGATCGACTGGGGCAAGCCTGTGACGATTTACACTCAACCGGAAAGTCGATTTTTGGAAAAGTTTGAGTTGAATTAGAACCAGTCCGAAAACTTCTGGAATCACTGTTTTTCTCAACGTTTGAGGGAGCAGATTCAAGTTTCAGGATCGGTTCTAAACTTCACCGCGTTCAGTGAGCCGGTGTCCGAAATATGACAAACGCCCCTGTTTGCTTCTTGCATTCAGGGGCGTTTTTTTATTTTGTGATGCTCGCTGCTATCGTTGAGGTCTCTCTCGTTTTGCTGAACACTTGAAGTGTCTGCCTCGGCTAGTCACGATGTTAATGATGTGAATATATTCAGTCGTTCATTTTCACCGTTGCTAAATTCAAACGGAGTATTCCATGTTTCGCCGCTCAATGCTCGTCTCGATCTTGTCGCTCATTCTGTTGGGCGGTTGCGCGGGCAATTCACCGGAATCTGAATCGACGACCTCAACGGGCACAGCTGAAAAAGGATCGCGTGGCACAATTGGTTTTTCTGCACTCGATTTAAAGAACCCATTCTTCAAAATCATTGCAGATACATTAACTGAAGCAGCGGAAGCCGAAGGGTTCGAAGTGATCGTGACTGACGCTGAAAGCGACGTCAACAATCAGTCTAAGCAGGTCGACAACTTCATTACTCAGGAAGTCACTGCAATCGTTCTAAATCCCGCCAATCGAGAATCAATCGGAACTGCGATCAAACGTGCGAATGAAGCAGGCATCCCGGTTTTCACCTGTGATTTACAGTGTGCCGCTGAAGGGGCGAAAGTGACAGCTCACATCGGAACGGACAATTACTCAGGCGGTCGTCTTGCCGGTAAAGCGATGATTGAGGCACTTGGCGAAGCGGGCGGCAATGTTCTTGTGTTGCACTTTAAGCAAGCAAATTCCTGTGTTGAGCGTGTGGAAGGATTCAACGACGAAATCAACGAATACAACGCAAATCGAGAGTCAGGGAAAATCAATGTGGTCTCAGAACTCGAAGGAGGAGCAACACAAGACGTCAGCTTCAAAGCGACTCAAGATGGGATTCAGCAACACCCTAACCTGTCCGGAATCTTTGCAATCAATGATCCGTCAGCTTTGGGAGCTTATACCGC from Thalassoglobus polymorphus includes the following:
- a CDS encoding sugar phosphate isomerase/epimerase family protein, encoding MQLGLINSAWAQAGRETTWGIQKTKEIGFDSIDIFTDPLDIDVRERRLIKDECDRVELPIRSVCCVAAGLIDFNPSVQQFHIDRCKSFLDLVYEYQADNLLLVLGEYIWNQEVIPPEEQWQLGIESCMELANHAEDLGVKIALELEPFPLSMLNSIDKMVEFIDEVNHKVVGANIDISHLHLAGVAADEISKLQGKTHHVHISDCDGKKHGDLPPGQGVVDFLPYLKEIKNLKIDGAVSIELEYSPEPDKIEEWVREAYESTDKLMREAGLRD
- the fbaA gene encoding class II fructose-bisphosphate aldolase, coding for MPVATPKQYAAMIDAAQQGDYAYPAVNITSLTTINAALKGFADKGSDGIIQMSTGGGKFASGLNVGDEVLGSIVLAEAIHRLAERYDILVGIHTDHCPPTAVDSFLKPLIQATADRRAAGQGNLFQSHMLDASNLPLEENMALSKDLLKLCVENEIILEIEAGIVGGEEDGAAGADMENVPDDKLYTTPEDMVAVHEALSGIGRFLFAATFGNVHGHYKPGSVTLRPDILKSGQEAVIAKYGKEAAFDLVFHGGSGTPRHELEETLAYGVVKMNIDTDTQYAFTRPVVGHMFENYAGVLKIDGEVGNKKVYDPRSYLKKAEQGVADRLGQACDDLHSTGKSIFGKV
- a CDS encoding substrate-binding domain-containing protein, with the protein product MFRRSMLVSILSLILLGGCAGNSPESESTTSTGTAEKGSRGTIGFSALDLKNPFFKIIADTLTEAAEAEGFEVIVTDAESDVNNQSKQVDNFITQEVTAIVLNPANRESIGTAIKRANEAGIPVFTCDLQCAAEGAKVTAHIGTDNYSGGRLAGKAMIEALGEAGGNVLVLHFKQANSCVERVEGFNDEINEYNANRESGKINVVSELEGGATQDVSFKATQDGIQQHPNLSGIFAINDPSALGAYTALSQAKKTDQIIIVGFDGQLEGKQAIKEGKIYADPIQFPKKMATGTVANIVKYLDGEDFNAVELIPTELYRKADAMKDPELQ